A single genomic interval of Psychroserpens sp. NJDZ02 harbors:
- a CDS encoding DUF4345 domain-containing protein, with translation MMKINNKEIITKIHLIISVCIVVPVSLFYGFNPSAQFDIHLATIDEHNFFKAIMGLYLGFSVLWILGVFKTNYLKMALVTNMIFMLGLGFGRLLSFTIDGVPTFGYKFGTIAELFLGFYGLWVILHHTSTDT, from the coding sequence ATGATGAAGATTAATAATAAAGAGATAATAACTAAAATACACTTAATCATATCTGTGTGTATTGTAGTTCCGGTGTCTTTGTTTTATGGTTTTAATCCAAGTGCTCAATTTGATATTCATTTAGCCACCATAGACGAGCATAATTTTTTTAAAGCTATTATGGGCTTGTATTTGGGGTTTTCTGTACTTTGGATTTTAGGTGTGTTTAAAACCAATTATCTTAAAATGGCACTGGTGACTAATATGATCTTTATGCTAGGCTTAGGTTTTGGAAGATTGCTAAGTTTTACAATAGATGGAGTTCCAACGTTTGGCTATAAATTTGGGACTATTGCAGAGTTGTTTTTAGGATTTTATGGATTGTGGGTAATACTACATCATACTTCCACAGATACCTAA
- a CDS encoding radical SAM protein, whose amino-acid sequence MPVRNYTYYDFTLSLCPECLKRVDAKIVFEGDNVYMLKRCKEHGNSKVLIADDIEYYKNIRNYNKPSETPYTFNTKTDYGCPYDCGLCPDHEQHSCLTVVEVTDRCNLTCPTCYAGSSPTYGRHRTLDEVKAMLDTIVRNEKEPDVVQISGGEPTIHPQFWEIMDYAKTLPIRHLMLNTNGIKIAKDFAFAERLKTYAPDFEIYLQFDSFENSVLRELRGADLNDIRKQAIENLNKLNLSTTLVVTLQKGLNDGEIGKIIDYALKQKCVRGVTLQPTQIAGRLDNFNPETDRMTITEVRRKIMEQTTIFNADDLLPVPCNPDALVMGYALKLGDEVFPLTRYINPNDLLDNSKNTIIYEQDEALQGKMVELFSTGNSVEVAEENLKSIMCCLPNIDAPELGYDNLFRVIIMQFIDAYNFDVRAIKKSCVHIVDKDNKIIPFETMNLFYRDDKKARLEELRNEM is encoded by the coding sequence ATGCCAGTTAGAAATTACACCTATTACGATTTTACTTTAAGCCTGTGTCCTGAGTGTTTAAAACGTGTGGATGCCAAAATTGTCTTTGAAGGTGATAATGTTTACATGTTAAAGCGTTGTAAGGAACATGGTAATAGTAAGGTATTAATTGCTGACGATATTGAGTATTATAAAAACATACGTAACTACAATAAACCTAGCGAAACGCCCTATACTTTTAATACAAAAACGGATTACGGTTGTCCTTATGATTGTGGTTTATGTCCAGACCATGAGCAGCACAGTTGCTTAACGGTTGTTGAGGTCACGGATCGCTGTAATTTGACTTGTCCGACGTGTTATGCAGGCTCATCGCCGACATACGGTAGACATCGTACTTTAGACGAAGTTAAAGCCATGCTGGACACTATTGTTAGAAATGAAAAGGAACCTGATGTGGTACAAATATCTGGTGGAGAACCAACCATACATCCACAGTTTTGGGAAATTATGGATTACGCCAAAACGTTACCAATTAGACATTTAATGCTGAATACTAATGGGATTAAAATTGCTAAAGATTTCGCTTTCGCTGAAAGATTAAAAACCTACGCTCCAGATTTTGAAATTTATTTACAGTTTGATTCGTTTGAAAACAGTGTGTTGCGGGAGCTTCGCGGTGCAGATTTAAATGATATCCGTAAACAAGCTATCGAAAATCTTAACAAGTTAAACCTATCCACAACTTTAGTGGTTACCTTACAAAAGGGATTGAATGACGGCGAGATTGGTAAAATTATTGACTATGCTTTAAAACAAAAATGTGTTAGAGGTGTGACGTTACAACCAACACAAATTGCGGGACGTTTGGATAATTTTAATCCAGAAACGGATCGGATGACTATTACTGAGGTCCGTCGAAAAATAATGGAACAAACCACTATTTTTAATGCCGATGACTTGCTTCCTGTACCCTGTAATCCAGATGCTTTGGTTATGGGTTATGCACTTAAATTAGGCGATGAAGTCTTTCCGTTAACACGCTATATTAATCCAAACGATTTATTAGATAATAGTAAAAATACTATTATTTACGAGCAAGATGAAGCCTTACAAGGTAAAATGGTGGAGTTGTTTAGCACCGGAAACTCGGTTGAAGTGGCAGAAGAAAACCTTAAATCTATTATGTGTTGCTTACCAAATATTGATGCTCCAGAATTGGGGTATGATAATTTATTTAGAGTGATTATTATGCAGTTTATAGATGCTTATAACTTTGATGTTAGAGCCATTAAAAAATCGTGTGTTCATATTGTGGATAAAGACAATAAAATTATCCCTTTTGAAACCATGAATTTGTTTTATCGCGATGATAAAAAAGCCCGATTAGAAGAACTTAGAAACGAGATGTAA
- a CDS encoding prolipoprotein diacylglyceryl transferase, whose amino-acid sequence MEIPFNLELFGFNVNIHLVLEYLAFFIAYRYYVLLRKSNTDTINSNNRLSIILGAALGALIGSRLVGFLENPLIELSASNLIRLFNTKTIMGGLFGGLLGVELAKKIIGEKQSSGDLFVFPIILGIFIGRVGCFLSGINEFTYGKVTSSIFGMDLGDGLLRHPTSLYELVFLTLLLITLRAINNSFHLKNGELFKIFMLSYFGFRFCIEFLKPNVFYTIGLSSIQILCVICWLYYSQFIVSLLYSRHPR is encoded by the coding sequence TTGGAAATCCCATTCAACCTTGAGCTTTTTGGCTTTAATGTAAACATCCACCTTGTTTTAGAATATCTCGCATTTTTTATAGCGTATCGTTATTATGTGCTTTTAAGGAAAAGTAATACAGATACTATTAATTCCAACAACCGTTTATCCATTATTTTAGGTGCCGCTTTAGGTGCTTTAATAGGTTCGCGTTTAGTTGGTTTTTTAGAAAATCCTTTAATTGAATTATCCGCAAGTAACCTGATTCGATTATTTAATACTAAAACCATAATGGGTGGTTTATTTGGAGGTTTACTGGGTGTGGAATTAGCAAAGAAAATAATTGGCGAAAAGCAATCTTCTGGAGATCTATTTGTCTTCCCCATAATTTTAGGAATTTTTATTGGTCGCGTGGGCTGTTTTTTATCTGGTATTAACGAGTTTACATACGGCAAGGTGACGTCTTCTATTTTTGGAATGGATTTAGGTGATGGTTTACTCCGCCATCCTACATCACTTTATGAACTGGTCTTTTTAACCTTGTTACTTATAACTTTAAGAGCCATAAATAATAGCTTCCATCTAAAAAACGGGGAGTTGTTTAAGATTTTTATGCTCAGTTATTTTGGTTTTAGGTTTTGTATTGAATTTTTAAAACCAAATGTGTTTTATACTATTGGTTTAAGTAGTATTCAAATATTATGTGTAATTTGTTGGTTGTATTACAGTCAATTTATTGTCAGCCTTTTGTATAGCAGACACCCGCGTTAG
- the dusB gene encoding tRNA dihydrouridine synthase DusB: MVKIGNIELPDFPLLLAPMEDVSDPPFRALCKEQGADVVYTEFVSSEGLIRNAAKSVMKLDIYEKERPVGIQIFGANLDSMLQTIDIVAQSKPDIIDINFGCPVKKVVSKGAGAGILKDICLMEQLTAEMVKRTNIPITVKTRLGWDHDSIRIVEVAERLQDVGCKAIAIHGRTRAQMYKGDADWKPIAAVKNNPRMNIPVFGNGDVTTPERAMEMRDQYGLDGCMIGRATIGNPWFFKQVKHFFETGEHYRPITMQERVEAARRHLQMSIDWKGEILGVFETRRHYTNYFKGIPHFKEHRMKMVTSDASVDVFAAFDEVLELFGDFQFTE, from the coding sequence GTGGTAAAAATAGGTAATATAGAACTTCCAGACTTCCCATTGTTGTTAGCACCAATGGAAGATGTGTCAGATCCACCATTTAGAGCGTTGTGTAAAGAGCAAGGTGCAGATGTGGTTTATACAGAGTTTGTTAGTAGCGAAGGTTTAATACGTAATGCGGCAAAAAGCGTTATGAAATTAGATATTTACGAAAAAGAACGTCCTGTTGGTATCCAAATCTTTGGAGCTAATTTGGATAGTATGTTACAAACTATTGACATTGTTGCCCAGTCAAAACCAGACATTATTGATATCAATTTTGGGTGTCCTGTTAAAAAAGTAGTAAGTAAAGGTGCAGGCGCAGGAATCTTAAAGGATATCTGTTTAATGGAGCAACTAACTGCCGAAATGGTTAAACGCACCAATATTCCTATTACCGTAAAAACACGACTAGGTTGGGATCATGATTCTATCAGAATTGTTGAGGTGGCAGAACGACTACAAGATGTGGGTTGTAAAGCCATAGCAATACATGGTCGTACTAGAGCGCAAATGTATAAAGGGGATGCCGATTGGAAACCAATTGCAGCCGTTAAAAATAATCCACGTATGAACATTCCTGTATTTGGAAATGGAGATGTCACTACGCCAGAACGTGCGATGGAAATGCGTGACCAATATGGTTTAGATGGTTGTATGATTGGTCGTGCTACTATTGGTAATCCTTGGTTTTTTAAGCAAGTCAAACATTTTTTTGAAACTGGAGAGCATTACAGGCCAATTACTATGCAAGAGCGCGTAGAAGCGGCACGTAGACACTTACAAATGTCTATTGACTGGAAAGGTGAAATTCTTGGGGTTTTTGAAACAAGACGCCATTACACCAATTACTTTAAGGGCATTCCGCATTTTAAAGAACACCGCATGAAAATGGTAACTAGCGATGCTTCTGTCGATGTATTTGCTGCTTTTGATGAGGTTTTAGAATTATTTGGAGATTTCCAGTTTACAGAATAG
- a CDS encoding CHAP domain-containing protein — translation MTKIVGQKLDSLNGVYVFYNGGVDNNSGRHLSKRGYNYGLKYQCVEFVKRYYYEALKHEMPNTYGHAKDFFNPDLIDGALNRDRNLIQFKNNSKTRPKCDDLLVFSSSLFNNYGHVAIVSKVLDNAIEIIQQNPGPFSPSRVVFELKKENGLFVIKKDRVLGWLRKQ, via the coding sequence ATGACAAAAATCGTTGGCCAAAAGCTAGATAGTTTAAATGGTGTCTATGTTTTTTATAATGGCGGTGTAGATAATAACTCGGGAAGACACTTGTCTAAAAGGGGCTACAATTATGGACTTAAATACCAATGTGTAGAGTTTGTTAAACGTTATTATTACGAGGCTTTAAAGCATGAAATGCCAAATACTTATGGACACGCCAAGGATTTTTTTAACCCAGACTTAATTGATGGCGCATTAAATAGAGACCGAAATTTAATTCAGTTTAAAAACAATAGTAAAACACGTCCGAAGTGCGATGACTTACTGGTGTTTAGTAGTTCGTTATTTAATAACTATGGACATGTTGCTATAGTATCAAAGGTTTTAGATAATGCTATAGAGATTATCCAACAAAACCCCGGACCTTTCAGTCCTTCTAGAGTCGTCTTCGAGCTTAAAAAAGAAAATGGATTGTTTGTTATTAAAAAGGATAGAGTTTTAGGATGGTTAAGAAAGCAGTAA
- a CDS encoding ABC transporter permease, with product MNFSLYIAKRYIRSKSSTNAINFITIIAIVGIVLGAASLFIVLSGFAGLRDFTLEFSSIIDPDLKAETTIGKSFILSDTQDKKLHEIDGVADFSRIIEERIIASSDGNNYPAYIKGVDERFNKITAIDSVIPYGNWLYPNTPQIVVGWAISTRLSVFVNDFSKIVTLSVPKPGKGQISSQSQALNQVNTTNVGIFDLNEELNNKYIFASIETARQLLNYKPNQITSLEFKLTETANEDTVKSKIKSILGDTIVVKNKDQLNDAIYKMLNTENLAVYLIFTLVLIIALFNVIGSIVMMILDKKKTLSTLYNIGASLNDIRNIFFYQGVLMTFIGGFLGLVIGYIIVQLQASFSLIMITPSSAYPVAIHFENFVIVMITISILGIIASKIAASRITKDLVKTN from the coding sequence TTGAATTTTTCGTTATACATAGCAAAACGCTACATACGTAGTAAAAGCAGCACTAACGCCATTAACTTTATTACAATAATTGCTATTGTAGGTATTGTTTTAGGCGCTGCTTCCTTGTTTATTGTATTGTCAGGTTTTGCTGGTTTGCGCGATTTTACTCTAGAATTCTCTAGCATTATAGATCCTGATTTAAAAGCCGAAACAACTATCGGAAAATCGTTTATATTAAGCGATACTCAGGATAAAAAATTACATGAAATTGATGGTGTAGCTGATTTTTCAAGAATTATTGAAGAGCGCATCATTGCCTCTTCAGATGGTAATAATTATCCTGCTTATATCAAAGGTGTAGACGAGCGCTTCAACAAAATAACAGCGATAGACTCGGTTATTCCCTATGGCAATTGGCTATACCCAAACACGCCTCAAATCGTGGTCGGTTGGGCTATTTCTACACGTTTATCCGTTTTTGTTAATGACTTTAGTAAAATTGTTACGCTCTCTGTACCAAAACCTGGAAAAGGTCAAATCAGCTCTCAGAGTCAAGCCTTAAATCAGGTTAACACAACAAATGTTGGAATCTTTGATCTTAACGAAGAGTTGAATAATAAATATATTTTCGCTTCTATCGAAACCGCTAGGCAGCTTTTAAATTATAAACCCAATCAGATTACCAGTTTAGAGTTTAAATTGACCGAAACTGCAAATGAAGACACCGTTAAATCCAAGATAAAAAGCATTTTAGGCGATACCATAGTCGTTAAAAACAAAGACCAACTTAACGACGCCATTTATAAAATGCTAAACACAGAAAACTTAGCAGTATACCTAATCTTTACACTAGTTTTAATCATTGCTTTATTTAACGTCATAGGCTCCATAGTCATGATGATTCTGGATAAAAAGAAAACACTAAGCACACTTTACAACATAGGTGCTTCATTAAATGATATTAGAAACATCTTTTTTTATCAAGGGGTTTTAATGACCTTTATTGGAGGTTTTTTAGGATTAGTAATTGGCTATATTATTGTGCAATTACAAGCTAGCTTTAGCTTAATTATGATCACTCCAAGTTCTGCATATCCAGTAGCAATTCACTTTGAAAACTTTGTAATTGTTATGATTACGATTTCCATTTTAGGGATTATAGCTTCAAAAATTGCGGCCTCTAGAATTACAAAAGATTTAGTTAAGACTAATTAA
- the rbfA gene encoding 30S ribosome-binding factor RbfA has product MEESQRQKKIASVLQRDLVDILQGAATQGGMRGIIISVSKVRVTADLTDAKVYLSIFPNDKAKTLLEGIRANKPMIRHELAQRTKNQLRRMPVLEFYVDDSLEHIDKIEKSLKGEDNPIQNPDLLDNRKKG; this is encoded by the coding sequence ATGGAAGAAAGTCAAAGACAAAAAAAAATAGCTTCGGTTTTACAACGTGATCTAGTAGACATCCTTCAAGGAGCTGCTACACAAGGTGGAATGCGCGGTATAATTATATCTGTATCTAAAGTTAGAGTAACGGCAGATTTAACAGATGCTAAAGTATATTTAAGCATATTTCCTAACGACAAAGCTAAAACGCTTTTAGAAGGGATTAGAGCTAACAAACCAATGATTAGACATGAGTTGGCACAACGTACAAAAAACCAACTCCGCAGAATGCCGGTATTAGAGTTTTACGTCGATGATAGCTTAGAGCATATTGATAAAATTGAAAAGTCTTTAAAAGGGGAAGATAACCCAATCCAAAATCCTGATTTATTAGATAATCGTAAAAAGGGATAA
- the mce gene encoding methylmalonyl-CoA epimerase — protein sequence MEKIEHIGIAVKNLEESNTLFAKLFGIPHYKVESVESEGVNTSFFKVGPNKIELLEATTPESPIAKFLEKKGEGVHHIAFAVTDIKKEILRLKSEGFIVLNETPKKGADNKLVAFLHPKSSNGVLIELCQEIK from the coding sequence ATGGAAAAGATAGAGCATATAGGTATTGCAGTTAAAAATTTAGAGGAATCTAATACACTTTTTGCGAAGCTTTTTGGTATACCACATTATAAAGTCGAATCTGTAGAAAGTGAAGGGGTCAATACGTCTTTTTTTAAAGTAGGTCCAAATAAGATCGAATTATTAGAAGCAACTACTCCAGAAAGTCCAATTGCGAAGTTTTTAGAGAAGAAAGGTGAAGGGGTTCATCATATTGCTTTTGCTGTTACAGATATAAAAAAAGAAATTTTACGATTAAAATCAGAAGGTTTTATTGTGCTTAATGAAACACCTAAAAAGGGAGCAGACAATAAGTTAGTCGCTTTTTTACACCCCAAATCTTCCAACGGTGTGCTAATAGAGTTGTGTCAAGAGATTAAGTAA
- a CDS encoding aspartyl protease family protein gives MYLKNIKSVFLLLLVFLSSFLCTSQNIKKLLKKGSIEDKVFKSTFKYEPYGNSIFVKVLIKDKEYRLLFDTGAVTAISPRMVEELNLEIVGKEDVYDLGNTSKNLNFVKIDTINFNGINFFDTGAAVLDIEAVKDFKCTGIDGFLGANFMRNAVWEIDMVKHEITFTNTIDAISIPEAAPYTKIFIGYDATPAITAYLGDEKLYSTIIDYGYGGGISLFSYDFKKLRDENPDIKYIKSNGGSTVAGVYGDLKMSTTYKAIVDNFKTGDFKAPSTLMSFGQFGSRTIGAGFLKNYRVVLSWKDRKAWFIENKVADDQVIFSGHGYGIRLENESIFISSISENSEAEEKGLKIDDKILSVNDLDFTNVTDKKWCEILSTNRPDKLTIVIQRDTKQLTVALDKKVLLSN, from the coding sequence ATGTATCTTAAAAATATCAAGTCCGTTTTTCTTTTATTACTAGTATTTCTATCATCTTTTTTGTGCACTTCTCAGAATATTAAAAAGCTACTAAAAAAAGGTAGTATTGAAGATAAAGTGTTTAAATCCACATTTAAATATGAGCCTTACGGTAATTCTATTTTTGTAAAGGTGTTAATCAAAGATAAGGAGTATCGTTTATTATTTGATACTGGCGCAGTTACTGCAATTTCACCTAGAATGGTGGAAGAATTAAACTTAGAGATTGTAGGTAAAGAAGATGTTTATGATTTAGGAAATACCTCTAAAAATTTGAATTTTGTTAAAATAGATACTATAAATTTTAATGGAATTAATTTTTTTGATACTGGAGCAGCTGTGCTTGATATTGAAGCGGTAAAAGATTTTAAGTGCACAGGAATAGATGGTTTTTTGGGTGCTAATTTTATGCGAAATGCTGTTTGGGAAATAGATATGGTAAAGCACGAGATTACATTTACAAATACTATTGACGCGATTAGTATTCCAGAGGCTGCGCCTTACACTAAAATCTTTATTGGTTACGACGCGACACCTGCAATCACAGCTTATTTAGGTGACGAAAAATTGTATAGTACTATCATAGATTACGGTTATGGTGGTGGTATTTCTCTTTTTTCGTACGATTTTAAAAAGTTAAGAGACGAAAACCCTGATATTAAATATATAAAATCTAATGGCGGAAGTACTGTGGCTGGAGTGTATGGTGATCTTAAAATGTCTACGACTTATAAAGCAATAGTTGATAATTTTAAAACAGGAGATTTTAAAGCGCCAAGTACCCTGATGTCTTTTGGCCAATTTGGATCAAGGACTATTGGTGCAGGGTTTTTAAAAAATTACAGAGTGGTTTTAAGTTGGAAAGATCGTAAAGCATGGTTTATTGAAAATAAGGTAGCAGATGACCAAGTTATATTTAGTGGTCATGGTTACGGAATTAGACTTGAAAATGAATCCATTTTTATCAGTTCGATTTCTGAAAATTCAGAAGCAGAAGAAAAAGGCCTTAAAATTGATGATAAAATTTTGAGTGTAAACGATTTAGATTTTACTAATGTTACAGATAAAAAATGGTGTGAGATTCTAAGTACTAATCGTCCTGATAAGTTAACAATTGTTATCCAAAGAGATACAAAGCAATTAACTGTAGCGCTAGATAAAAAGGTTTTATTAAGCAATTAA
- the ilvD gene encoding dihydroxy-acid dehydratase has translation MELNKYSKTVTQDPTQPAAQAMLHAIGLTKEDFFKPIIGIASTGYEGNPCNMHLNDLAKLTKQGTKNEDIIGLIFNTIGVSDGISMGTPGMRYSLPSRDIIADSMETVVQAMSYDGLITVVGCDKNMPGALIAMIRLNRPSILVYGGTIDSGCHNGQKLDVVSAFEAWGSKVAGTMEETEYQSIVEKACPGAGACGGMYTANTMASAIEALGMTLPFNSSNPALSDAKKTESVKAGEAMRVLLEKDIKPSDIITRKSLENAVRLVTILGGSTNAVLHFLAIARAADIDFTLKDFQKISDTTPFLADLKPSGKYLMEDVHAVGGIPAVLKYLLKKGLIHGDCLTVTGKTIAENLLDVADLKEGQDVIRPIEKPIKISGHLRMLYGNLATEGSVAKITGKEGLSFIGKAKVFEGEYAANDGIRDGLVEKGDVVVIRYEGPKGGPGMPEMLKPTAAIMGAGLGKDVALITDGRFSGGTHGFVVGHITPEAQEGGTIAFVKDGDMITIDAETNSIVLEVSEEELQKRRQSWKAPDLKFKRGVLYKYAKTVSSASKGCVTDEF, from the coding sequence ATGGAATTAAACAAATACAGTAAAACAGTCACTCAAGATCCAACGCAGCCCGCTGCTCAAGCTATGTTGCACGCTATTGGATTAACAAAAGAAGATTTTTTTAAGCCAATCATTGGTATTGCAAGCACAGGTTACGAAGGTAATCCTTGTAATATGCATTTAAATGATTTGGCAAAATTGACAAAACAAGGGACTAAAAACGAAGACATTATTGGTCTTATTTTTAATACTATCGGTGTTAGTGACGGTATCTCTATGGGGACACCAGGCATGCGCTACTCGTTACCATCTCGTGATATTATTGCAGATTCTATGGAAACGGTGGTACAAGCCATGAGTTATGATGGCTTAATTACGGTAGTAGGTTGCGATAAGAATATGCCGGGTGCATTAATTGCAATGATTAGATTAAATCGTCCTAGTATTTTAGTGTATGGTGGTACAATAGATTCTGGTTGCCATAACGGACAAAAACTAGATGTCGTTTCTGCTTTTGAAGCTTGGGGAAGCAAGGTTGCTGGAACCATGGAAGAAACAGAATACCAAAGCATTGTTGAAAAAGCATGTCCAGGAGCAGGAGCTTGTGGTGGTATGTACACCGCAAATACAATGGCTTCAGCTATTGAGGCTTTAGGGATGACCTTGCCTTTTAACTCGTCTAACCCAGCATTAAGTGACGCTAAAAAAACAGAATCTGTAAAAGCGGGAGAAGCGATGCGTGTGTTGTTAGAGAAAGACATTAAGCCATCAGATATTATTACACGTAAATCTCTTGAAAATGCGGTTAGATTAGTCACTATTTTAGGAGGTTCTACAAATGCAGTGCTTCACTTTTTAGCAATTGCAAGAGCTGCAGATATTGATTTCACTTTAAAAGATTTTCAAAAAATAAGCGATACCACACCATTTTTAGCAGATTTAAAACCTAGCGGAAAATATTTAATGGAGGATGTGCACGCTGTTGGCGGAATTCCAGCAGTGTTAAAATACCTTTTAAAGAAAGGTTTAATTCATGGGGATTGTTTAACCGTTACAGGAAAAACAATTGCAGAAAACTTATTAGATGTTGCGGACTTGAAAGAAGGTCAAGATGTTATAAGACCAATCGAGAAACCTATTAAAATCTCTGGGCATTTAAGAATGCTTTACGGTAATCTGGCAACGGAGGGAAGTGTTGCTAAAATTACAGGTAAAGAAGGCTTAAGTTTTATTGGTAAAGCCAAAGTTTTTGAAGGCGAATATGCTGCAAATGATGGCATAAGAGATGGATTAGTAGAAAAAGGGGATGTGGTCGTCATAAGATACGAAGGCCCAAAAGGAGGTCCAGGAATGCCAGAAATGTTAAAGCCAACTGCTGCAATTATGGGAGCAGGTTTGGGTAAAGATGTCGCGCTAATTACAGATGGACGTTTCTCTGGGGGAACGCATGGTTTTGTTGTTGGACATATTACTCCTGAAGCACAGGAAGGTGGGACTATTGCTTTTGTAAAAGATGGCGATATGATTACTATCGATGCCGAAACAAACAGTATTGTTTTGGAAGTGTCTGAAGAGGAATTACAAAAAAGAAGACAATCATGGAAAGCGCCAGATTTAAAATTTAAAAGAGGGGTGTTATATAAATATGCTAAAACTGTATCATCTGCATCAAAAGGATGTGTTACTGACGAGTTTTAA
- the ilvB gene encoding biosynthetic-type acetolactate synthase large subunit, with protein sequence MDTKTIKKETNTTQTTERISGSEAVIRCLLAEGVDILYGYPGGAIMPVYDELYKYQDKIHHVLTRHEQGATHSAQGYARISGKVGVAIATSGPGATNLITGIADAQIDSTPMVCITGQVASHLLGSDAFQETDIVGISTPVTKWNCQVTKASQIPEAMAKAFYIARSGRPGPVLIDITKDAQFEEFDFKYEKCKGVRSYIPIPKLDQTSVQAAAKLINAAKKPMIVWGQGVILGEAEAEFKAVVEKAGIPSSWTILGAGAIPTSHPLNIGMVGMHGNYAPNVLTNDCDVLIAIGMRFDDRVTGSLSTYAKQAKVIHFDIDPAEIDKNVKTDVAVLGDSKESLAALLPLLEEKTYPEWHQKFKDLYAIEYEKVIKHDLHPTKEGLTMAEVLKEINIQTKGDAAIVTDVGQHQMIACRYANFNKTRSNITSGGLGTMGFGLPAAIGAKMAAPDREVISISGDGGYQMTIQELGTIFQQKAGVKIVVLNNEFLGMVRQWQEMFFDRRYASTEMTNPDFVAIAKGYFIPAEKVTKREDLKDAVAKMINTDGPYFLEVCVEKEGKVFPMIPTGASVSEVRLE encoded by the coding sequence ATGGATACAAAAACAATAAAAAAAGAAACAAACACAACGCAAACTACAGAGCGTATTTCTGGTAGCGAAGCGGTTATCAGGTGTTTGTTAGCCGAAGGGGTTGATATCCTTTACGGTTATCCTGGAGGAGCAATTATGCCTGTCTATGACGAACTTTATAAGTATCAGGACAAAATTCATCATGTACTAACACGTCATGAGCAGGGGGCAACACATTCGGCACAAGGTTATGCGCGTATTTCTGGTAAAGTTGGTGTTGCAATAGCAACGTCAGGACCAGGAGCTACAAACTTAATTACAGGTATCGCAGATGCACAAATAGATAGCACGCCAATGGTCTGTATTACAGGTCAAGTGGCTTCGCATTTATTGGGTAGTGATGCGTTTCAGGAGACGGATATCGTCGGTATTTCTACGCCGGTCACCAAATGGAATTGCCAGGTTACTAAAGCTTCTCAGATTCCGGAAGCAATGGCTAAAGCCTTTTATATTGCTAGAAGCGGACGTCCAGGACCTGTTTTAATAGATATTACAAAGGACGCTCAGTTTGAAGAGTTCGATTTTAAATACGAAAAATGTAAAGGGGTCAGAAGTTATATTCCGATTCCAAAATTAGACCAGACTTCAGTTCAGGCTGCTGCAAAATTAATTAATGCAGCAAAAAAGCCAATGATTGTTTGGGGGCAAGGTGTTATTTTAGGTGAGGCTGAAGCCGAATTTAAAGCTGTAGTCGAAAAAGCAGGAATCCCTTCTTCTTGGACTATTTTGGGAGCAGGAGCAATTCCAACTTCTCATCCTTTAAATATTGGTATGGTTGGTATGCATGGTAATTATGCGCCAAATGTATTAACTAACGACTGCGATGTGTTAATTGCAATCGGTATGCGTTTTGACGATCGTGTTACTGGAAGTTTATCCACGTACGCTAAACAGGCAAAAGTGATTCATTTTGATATTGATCCAGCCGAAATAGATAAAAATGTAAAAACAGATGTGGCTGTTTTAGGTGATTCTAAAGAAAGTTTAGCCGCCTTATTGCCACTTTTAGAAGAAAAAACATATCCAGAATGGCATCAAAAATTCAAGGATTTATATGCTATCGAATATGAAAAAGTCATAAAGCACGATTTACATCCTACAAAGGAAGGGTTGACAATGGCTGAGGTATTAAAAGAAATTAATATCCAGACCAAAGGTGATGCAGCTATTGTAACAGATGTTGGGCAACACCAAATGATCGCTTGTCGTTATGCTAACTTCAATAAAACGAGAAGTAACATTACATCTGGTGGTTTAGGGACAATGGGCTTTGGTCTGCCTGCTGCAATTGGAGCAAAAATGGCAGCTCCAGATCGTGAGGTCATTTCTATTTCTGGAGATGGTGGTTATCAAATGACTATTCAAGAATTAGGTACCATTTTTCAGCAAAAAGCAGGCGTTAAAATCGTGGTTTTAAATAATGAGTTTTTGGGTATGGTTAGGCAATGGCAAGAGATGTTTTTTGATAGGCGCTATGCATCTACCGAAATGACAAATCCAGATTTTGTTGCTATAGCAAAAGGTTATTTTATTCCAGCAGAGAAAGTAACAAAACGTGAAGACTTAAAGGACGCTGTGGCTAAAATGATAAACACAGATGGCCCTTATTTTTTAGAGGTTTGTGTAGAAAAAGAAGGTAAAGTGTTCCCGATGATACCAACAGGAGCATCAGTTTCAGAAGTAAGACTAGAATAA